The following proteins are co-located in the Silene latifolia isolate original U9 population chromosome 1, ASM4854445v1, whole genome shotgun sequence genome:
- the LOC141656972 gene encoding uncharacterized protein LOC141656972: MNFFSNWSISTNSAYHQGGRIWILWQASECDINFLEYDAQYIHMNILNKITNMRFFATMVYAFNGSTEREPLWTNLSRLASGIQGPWAIGGDFNCVLTETERVGGSFSRQDAESFRHCLNQCDVIDSPAMGAIYTWNNKQCPADKVYSKLDRFLVNQDWLSSFPLLYAHFLPEGTFDHTPCLVQPTMQDDKRTRPFKYFNIWSLAPNFKEIVQNGWHRDQNGTTCMSWLRN; this comes from the coding sequence ATGAATTTTTTTAGCAATTGGAGTATTTCTACTAACTCTGCATACCATCAAGGAGGGAGGATTTGGATCCTCTGGCAGGCTAGTGAGTGTGATATAAACTTTCTGGAATATGATGCTCAGTATATTCATATGAATATCCTTAATAAGATAACCAACATGAGATTTTTTGCCACGATGGTCTATGCATTTAATGGTAGCACTGAGAGGGAGCCTCTCTGGACTAACTTGAGTAGATTAGCAAGTGGTATACAAGGGCCTTGGGCTATTGGAGGAGACTTCAACTGTGTCTTGACGGAGACTGAGAGAGTGGGGGGCTCTTTTTCCAGGCAAGATGCAGAGTCATTCAGGCATTGTTTGAAccagtgtgatgtgattgatagCCCAGCCATGGGAGCTATTTATACATGGAATAACAAACAATGTCCTGCTGATAAGGTTTATAGCAAACTAGATCGTTTTCTGGTTAATCAAGATTGGCTTAGTTCTTTTCCTCTCCTGTATGCTCATTTTTTGCCTGAGGGCACATTTGATCATACTCCATGTTTGGTGCAGCCAACTATGCAAGATGATAAGAGGACCAGACCTTTTAAATACTTTAATATTTGGAGTCTTGCCCCTAATTTTAAGGAGATAGTACAGAATGGATGGCACCGTGATCAGAATGGAACTACATGTATGAGCTGGCTAAGAAATTGA